Proteins co-encoded in one Flavivirga eckloniae genomic window:
- a CDS encoding GNAT family N-acetyltransferase, which yields MQFNIETERLILRELRLSDLEGMYELDSDPEVHRYLGNKPIKTREESKKIIADIIHQYNERGIGRWALINKQTKEFMGWSGIKLNKEHPLNGFDEYYDVGYRIIKRFWGKGYATESGKAAVDYAFKVLKLPELYGITEMGNQASHNALLKIGLDYVEDFFYEKEKLQLRWYKIENK from the coding sequence ATGCAATTTAATATAGAAACCGAACGGTTAATTTTAAGAGAACTTAGGTTAAGCGATTTAGAGGGTATGTATGAGTTAGACTCAGACCCGGAAGTACATAGGTATTTAGGAAACAAGCCCATTAAAACGAGAGAAGAATCGAAGAAGATCATAGCGGATATAATACATCAATATAACGAGCGGGGTATTGGGCGTTGGGCTCTAATTAATAAACAGACTAAGGAGTTTATGGGCTGGTCTGGAATAAAACTTAATAAAGAACACCCACTGAACGGTTTTGATGAGTATTATGACGTAGGCTATAGAATAATAAAACGTTTTTGGGGCAAGGGTTATGCAACAGAATCTGGTAAGGCAGCAGTCGATTATGCGTTTAAGGTTTTAAAACTTCCCGAATTATACGGTATAACAGAAATGGGAAATCAGGCTTCGCATAATGCACTTTTAAAAATTGGACTGGATTATGTTGAAGATTTTTTCTATGAGAAAGAGAAACTTCAATTACGTTGGTATAAAATCGAAAATAAATAG
- a CDS encoding DinB family protein, protein MKQMFIKEIIQQLENNQQVFKSLLMSKDEVAYLWRPDPKKWNLLEIVCHLLDEERDDFKTRVAHALNTPEEPLVPIDPEGWVEKRAYSTKNYDHMLFAFLEERKQSVVWLKSLADAKWDNELKHPELGNMSAKLFLTNWLAHDYLHIRQILRYNYHYLKQKTNLDLGYAGDW, encoded by the coding sequence ATGAAACAGATGTTCATTAAAGAGATTATTCAGCAATTGGAAAACAATCAGCAGGTGTTTAAAAGTCTCTTAATGTCTAAAGACGAAGTAGCGTATTTATGGCGACCCGATCCGAAAAAATGGAATTTGTTAGAAATAGTCTGTCATTTATTGGATGAAGAACGAGACGATTTTAAAACTCGTGTAGCACACGCACTTAATACCCCTGAAGAACCACTTGTGCCAATTGATCCTGAAGGGTGGGTTGAAAAAAGAGCGTATAGTACTAAAAACTACGACCATATGCTTTTCGCTTTTTTAGAAGAAAGAAAACAGTCTGTAGTATGGTTAAAAAGTCTGGCAGATGCTAAATGGGATAACGAATTAAAACACCCTGAGTTAGGCAACATGTCTGCAAAACTATTTTTAACCAATTGGTTGGCGCATGACTATTTGCATATCAGGCAAATTTTAAGATACAATTATCATTATTTAAAACAAAAAACAAACCTTGATTTAGGGTATGCAGGTGATTGGTAA
- a CDS encoding aldo/keto reductase — protein sequence MRTLKFNNNDEMPAFGLGTWKSEPGEVYNAVKTAIKEGYRHIDCAAIYGNEKEIGEALSECISEGIVARKDLWITSKLWCNAHAKEDVIPTLKQTLHDLQLDYLDLYLIHWPVALKKEILFVGAKEDLISLDDLPNAVTWEAMEDALELGLTKHIGVSNFGKKALQDLISNSKIIPEMNQVESHPYFQQEDLLSFCRDNNIHFTAYAPLGSSDRAEKFKAENEPKLLEDVVIAGIAKSKNATPGQILISWALHRGTSVIPKSVNPGRIVQNLEAEAIHLSDSDMKRITDLDRNYRLLTGAHWVFEGGAYTLESIWA from the coding sequence ATGCGAACATTAAAGTTTAATAATAATGACGAAATGCCTGCTTTTGGGTTAGGTACATGGAAATCTGAGCCAGGAGAAGTATATAATGCTGTAAAAACAGCCATTAAAGAGGGCTACAGGCACATCGATTGTGCAGCAATTTATGGTAACGAAAAAGAAATTGGAGAGGCATTATCGGAGTGTATAAGCGAAGGTATTGTTGCTAGAAAGGATTTATGGATCACTTCGAAACTTTGGTGTAATGCCCATGCAAAGGAAGATGTCATCCCAACTTTAAAGCAAACCTTACATGATCTTCAGCTAGATTATTTGGACTTGTACTTAATCCACTGGCCGGTGGCCTTAAAGAAAGAAATATTGTTTGTTGGCGCCAAGGAAGATTTAATTTCTTTGGACGATCTTCCTAATGCAGTAACATGGGAGGCTATGGAAGACGCTTTAGAATTGGGTTTAACAAAGCATATAGGAGTCTCTAACTTCGGAAAGAAGGCTTTACAAGATTTAATTTCGAATTCTAAAATAATCCCCGAAATGAATCAGGTTGAGTCGCATCCATACTTTCAGCAAGAAGATTTACTGTCTTTTTGTAGAGATAATAATATTCATTTTACAGCTTATGCACCATTGGGTTCGTCTGATAGAGCAGAGAAATTTAAAGCCGAAAACGAACCTAAATTATTAGAGGATGTTGTAATTGCAGGCATTGCAAAATCTAAAAACGCAACACCGGGTCAAATACTAATAAGTTGGGCATTACATAGAGGTACTTCGGTTATTCCAAAATCGGTAAACCCTGGTAGAATTGTTCAGAACCTTGAGGCAGAGGCAATTCATTTATCGGATAGTGATATGAAAAGAATTACCGATCTAGATAGGAATTACAGGCTTTTAACAGGTGCGCATTGGGTGTTCGAAGGTGGTGCCTATACACTTGAAAGTATTTGGGCTTAG
- a CDS encoding DinB family protein, with the protein MLRIILYLVMNALNVFTNKENSMTYNLEQALEILERTPNTLSSLLSGLSDEWVYANEGDDTWSAFDIVGHLIHGEKTDWIIRTKIVLSHAESKTFKTFDRFAQFENSKGKTLQQLLEEFSELRLENLKTLKELQITESQFNMKAIHPELGKVTLKELLATWVTHDLGHIAQIAHVMAKQYKDEVGSWKAYITILSK; encoded by the coding sequence GTGTTAAGAATAATCTTATATTTGGTCATGAATGCCCTTAACGTTTTTACTAATAAAGAAAATAGTATGACTTACAATTTAGAACAAGCTTTAGAAATTTTAGAGCGCACACCAAATACGCTTAGTAGTCTGCTTTCTGGTTTATCAGACGAGTGGGTTTATGCCAATGAAGGTGATGATACATGGAGTGCATTCGATATAGTTGGGCATTTAATTCATGGTGAAAAAACAGATTGGATTATTCGAACAAAAATTGTTTTAAGTCATGCTGAGAGCAAAACATTTAAGACTTTCGACAGGTTTGCACAATTCGAAAATTCTAAAGGGAAAACATTACAGCAATTGCTGGAAGAGTTTTCAGAATTACGCCTAGAAAACTTAAAGACATTAAAAGAATTACAGATTACCGAATCCCAATTTAATATGAAAGCTATACATCCGGAATTGGGCAAGGTTACTTTAAAAGAACTATTGGCAACTTGGGTAACGCATGATTTAGGGCATATTGCTCAAATAGCTCATGTTATGGCAAAACAATATAAAGATGAAGTTGGTTCTTGGAAAGCCTATATTACTATTTTGAGTAAATAA
- a CDS encoding ATP-binding protein has translation MYFQNLKLFILNSLRDKSVAEFNFRNTFSEILERETTHEEGFILSLVLVPHVLPNFLETIIKEVYPEGGDLPELGGVKTESYRGLIPTGQTALYLLAKNDINYRLQIQQLFSPDHWFFKDNILLLEDVKDGEPVMSGKLIFPKEVVHLLCYGETLKPKFGANFPAKEVSTYMEWEDLIVNEALHTQITQIKLWIKHQKTLLEAWNMKKHILPGFRTLFFGPSGTGKTLTATLLGKEFNRPVYRIDLSQVVSKYIGETEQNLEKIFNLAEHKEWILLFDEADALFGKRTSTKSSNDRYANQEVSYLLQRVERFNGLVILTSNFKNNIDDAFLRRFNSIIKFSKPTLEERVKLWANSVPKNVSVEEGLINQIAEKYELTGAQIISAIMHASLLALEEQSTFLSPKNLLLGIKAEFDKEERHFTSIITSV, from the coding sequence ATGTATTTTCAAAATTTAAAATTATTTATATTAAATTCTTTAAGGGATAAAAGTGTTGCAGAATTCAATTTCCGAAACACTTTTTCAGAAATCTTAGAAAGAGAAACAACACATGAGGAAGGCTTTATTCTGTCTTTAGTATTGGTGCCACATGTGCTCCCTAATTTTTTAGAAACTATCATAAAAGAAGTTTATCCTGAAGGCGGTGATTTACCAGAATTAGGTGGTGTTAAAACAGAAAGTTATAGAGGATTAATTCCTACGGGACAAACAGCCTTATATTTATTAGCAAAGAACGATATAAATTACCGATTACAAATTCAGCAATTGTTTTCACCAGATCATTGGTTTTTTAAAGACAATATTTTACTCTTAGAAGATGTAAAAGATGGAGAGCCTGTAATGAGTGGCAAACTAATATTTCCTAAGGAGGTTGTTCATCTATTATGTTATGGAGAAACTCTTAAGCCCAAATTTGGCGCTAATTTTCCTGCTAAAGAAGTAAGTACTTATATGGAATGGGAAGATTTAATTGTAAACGAAGCACTCCATACCCAAATTACCCAAATAAAGCTATGGATTAAACACCAAAAAACATTATTGGAAGCATGGAACATGAAAAAACACATACTTCCTGGTTTTAGGACCTTGTTTTTTGGGCCTTCGGGAACGGGTAAAACGTTAACAGCAACATTGCTTGGAAAAGAATTTAACAGACCCGTTTATAGAATAGATTTATCGCAAGTCGTATCGAAATATATTGGCGAAACTGAACAAAATTTAGAAAAAATATTTAATCTCGCCGAGCATAAAGAATGGATTTTATTGTTTGATGAAGCCGATGCCCTTTTTGGTAAAAGAACAAGCACAAAATCATCAAACGACAGATATGCCAATCAGGAAGTGAGTTATCTTTTACAACGTGTAGAGCGGTTTAATGGGCTAGTGATTTTAACCTCCAATTTTAAAAATAATATCGATGATGCTTTTTTAAGACGATTCAATTCTATCATTAAGTTTTCAAAACCAACCCTTGAAGAACGCGTAAAGCTTTGGGCCAATTCAGTTCCTAAGAATGTTTCTGTAGAAGAAGGTTTAATAAATCAAATAGCTGAAAAGTATGAGTTAACAGGAGCGCAAATCATCTCTGCTATTATGCATGCTTCGCTTTTAGCTTTAGAAGAACAGTCAACATTTTTATCGCCAAAAAATCTGTTATTAGGGATAAAAGCTGAGTTTGACAAAGAGGAAAGGCATTTTACTTCAATTATTACGAGTGTTTAA
- a CDS encoding eCIS core domain-containing protein, producing the protein MNQASVNKESKPKATQAKPKAKAPFFSPVVQKKMSVGAENDSYEIEADAIADKVLQSDVGRKHSFSNTGPLVQKKCAKCEEEEKVRMKPLGESITPMVQKSSLLNSGESQVSPQIESQINATRGAGSSMDNHTQGFMEDRFGVDFSEVRIHTNSQAIQMSQDLNAQAFTVGNDIYFNQGQYNPATNSGKHLLAHELTHTVQQGGSQVKKLQKKSNSQTIQRNILGDIGRGIARGASVAWDHTGGAAIRFGGRVINWVEDKAEEIINEIAPGLLRFLRSNIWEPIRDMIARGLDTMTGGLFTRLQEEGLSGILHEFVDNIISTLQGNIADACRSFAQLAEKIFNFIRSLSAGALARLRSTLSKISGFFSGIWNDYGKPAIDAIKRYARAAWDWVKEKAQWVWDLIAPIRRAIQRAWNWIKRMFNIAWESSSAAWDWLVEKATQAWNWIKRAIEPIKVPLMIIGGILVLLSPLGLFAAIGAAVYGIYQAVQWVRAHWDDEVFVRFRNYLKENIFDPIKRGIEQLKTLVNNAMQWLNGKFQQLQAAFQSLVNAVMRSSIFVFLRRVVRTVSNMISRVTSWLVAQATRIGQFIAGVAQSVWSFIRPAVVLVAKLIFLSLNPWLIPIVVVAWYWRLLPDCFKPPIINFVLRVMIGVLRVMPNFAMFGETWGQVKARIIQFLQQTLEKPDEEKVAVANRVARMVSELDLSLLSNQIAAAVAAPAEFEGQMEEELLGVNLTQALPFERTSLEPPSLQSQFQSSGLADSVHASDASLFGRSEYTNQDIGVDSIGEFTPSADLQQAILSQTGNNDGTVEFGNSEDSSRSVHSILSEMVSSGGVVAEGGDGQADGGAGQAPMTHEEETEMRLQQMMAQSNAEMARQACNPPPAGGSKDAAASAFPEAAKFGPLTRSQRGRYTMNQMSAGMGHWWRCNRSWLIPTIIGVIIVIVLAEVLSGGAITGALPAIFGALMPIMIGVAAIRAAYYLGEYVYKSINGDIQGASKALARAFAVAAVEAIFALLGSSAFWKSLKAGIGTVGRAAGRAGSALVRGTGRVLAGTGRLGRGLVRGVSAGSRYVLRTAGAVVSRGRLVMQGVRGRIGQGVRTLEELAERLFARVRFRGFRVRFTRGWFRLEGNINPWVLLATGRVEWTDDTARVGTRLPGGGIVIGANPVASRLVTTLTRDPALGRRLFQLAAHPNLAAHSERLILGLRNYVGFNPGRLTAAVSAIESMAQRGVGGLSTFITGLGAGGNTGVGARYVMSFLERHPRMLAGLTHLEDAVSGGQRVIDAVIDGVHYEFKNWDHIVNTNFVTQVVHDMQHGADFRWVFSRRMLTGNVTNQTALRNLIRTTLEGSGNPYFMGHTGARNIQRFLANIHVF; encoded by the coding sequence ATGAATCAGGCATCTGTAAATAAAGAATCAAAACCAAAAGCAACACAAGCTAAGCCAAAGGCAAAAGCGCCTTTCTTTAGCCCTGTGGTACAAAAGAAAATGAGTGTTGGTGCAGAAAACGATTCTTATGAAATTGAGGCAGATGCTATTGCAGATAAAGTATTGCAAAGCGATGTAGGTAGAAAACACAGTTTTAGTAATACAGGACCTCTGGTACAAAAAAAATGTGCAAAATGTGAGGAGGAAGAAAAAGTAAGGATGAAACCATTAGGTGAAAGCATAACCCCTATGGTTCAAAAATCATCACTGCTCAACAGTGGCGAATCTCAGGTGTCCCCTCAAATAGAAAGCCAGATTAATGCAACTCGTGGAGCAGGAAGCAGTATGGATAACCATACCCAAGGGTTTATGGAAGACCGTTTTGGAGTTGATTTTTCGGAAGTTAGAATCCATACCAATAGTCAGGCTATACAAATGAGTCAGGACTTAAATGCTCAGGCATTTACAGTTGGAAACGATATTTATTTTAATCAAGGCCAATATAACCCTGCTACAAATAGCGGAAAGCATTTATTGGCTCACGAATTAACACATACCGTACAACAAGGCGGGAGTCAGGTTAAAAAACTTCAAAAAAAATCCAATAGCCAAACCATACAACGAAATATCCTTGGAGATATCGGCAGAGGCATAGCAAGAGGTGCTTCTGTTGCATGGGATCATACAGGAGGTGCAGCCATTCGGTTTGGAGGTAGAGTTATAAATTGGGTAGAAGATAAAGCCGAGGAGATTATTAACGAGATTGCACCTGGGCTGTTACGTTTTCTTCGTTCAAACATTTGGGAACCCATTAGGGATATGATTGCCCGTGGATTGGATACTATGACGGGTGGATTGTTTACCCGTTTACAAGAAGAAGGCTTATCTGGGATACTTCACGAGTTTGTAGATAACATCATTAGTACGCTACAAGGTAATATTGCAGATGCCTGCAGAAGTTTTGCGCAACTGGCAGAAAAGATATTCAACTTTATTAGAAGTTTAAGTGCTGGTGCTTTAGCTCGCTTACGATCAACCCTCAGTAAAATTAGTGGGTTTTTTAGCGGTATCTGGAACGATTACGGGAAACCAGCTATTGATGCCATTAAGCGCTATGCAAGAGCAGCCTGGGACTGGGTTAAAGAAAAAGCTCAATGGGTATGGGATTTAATTGCGCCCATTCGTCGTGCCATACAAAGAGCCTGGAACTGGATTAAACGCATGTTTAATATCGCCTGGGAAAGCTCTTCGGCAGCTTGGGATTGGCTGGTAGAAAAAGCAACGCAAGCCTGGAACTGGATTAAACGCGCTATCGAACCTATTAAAGTACCATTAATGATCATTGGTGGTATTCTTGTATTACTATCGCCATTAGGCCTTTTCGCTGCCATTGGTGCGGCAGTATATGGTATATACCAAGCAGTACAATGGGTTAGAGCACATTGGGACGATGAGGTATTTGTAAGGTTTAGAAATTATTTAAAGGAAAATATTTTTGATCCAATTAAAAGGGGCATAGAACAATTAAAAACGCTGGTAAATAATGCCATGCAGTGGCTTAATGGTAAATTCCAGCAATTACAAGCTGCTTTTCAATCACTAGTAAATGCAGTCATGCGATCTTCAATTTTTGTGTTTTTAAGACGCGTTGTTCGAACTGTATCGAATATGATTAGTAGGGTAACAAGTTGGCTTGTTGCTCAGGCTACACGTATAGGTCAATTTATTGCAGGTGTGGCACAAAGTGTTTGGAGTTTTATAAGACCGGCTGTTGTTTTGGTAGCAAAACTTATATTCCTATCCTTAAATCCATGGCTAATACCTATAGTCGTTGTGGCCTGGTATTGGAGGTTGTTGCCTGATTGTTTTAAACCTCCCATTATTAATTTCGTGTTAAGAGTAATGATCGGTGTGCTTAGGGTCATGCCAAATTTTGCCATGTTTGGTGAAACCTGGGGACAAGTAAAAGCGAGAATCATTCAATTTTTACAACAAACTTTAGAGAAACCTGATGAGGAAAAAGTGGCTGTTGCGAATAGAGTGGCACGCATGGTATCAGAACTCGATTTAAGTTTACTAAGTAATCAAATAGCAGCAGCAGTAGCAGCTCCTGCAGAATTTGAAGGACAGATGGAAGAAGAACTATTAGGTGTAAACCTAACGCAAGCTTTACCATTTGAAAGAACGAGTTTAGAACCCCCTTCGTTACAATCGCAATTTCAATCTTCTGGGCTGGCAGATAGTGTGCACGCCAGTGATGCCTCACTATTTGGTCGTTCGGAATATACAAATCAGGATATAGGAGTTGATAGTATTGGAGAGTTTACACCTAGTGCCGATTTACAACAAGCTATTTTAAGTCAAACAGGTAACAACGATGGCACTGTAGAATTTGGAAATTCTGAAGATAGCTCACGTTCGGTTCATAGCATACTGTCAGAAATGGTGTCGTCTGGTGGTGTCGTGGCAGAAGGAGGCGATGGTCAGGCAGATGGAGGTGCAGGTCAGGCACCGATGACGCATGAGGAAGAAACAGAAATGCGTTTACAACAAATGATGGCTCAAAGTAATGCTGAAATGGCAAGGCAAGCCTGTAATCCACCACCGGCGGGAGGCTCTAAAGATGCAGCAGCAAGTGCTTTCCCAGAAGCAGCAAAATTTGGCCCATTAACACGATCGCAAAGAGGACGTTATACCATGAACCAAATGTCGGCAGGAATGGGGCATTGGTGGCGTTGTAATAGAAGCTGGCTAATACCAACCATTATTGGTGTTATTATAGTTATTGTTTTAGCCGAAGTACTATCGGGAGGAGCAATTACCGGAGCATTACCAGCTATATTCGGAGCTTTAATGCCTATTATGATAGGTGTTGCAGCAATTAGAGCAGCATACTATCTGGGTGAATATGTTTATAAATCTATAAATGGAGACATTCAGGGCGCCAGTAAAGCCCTAGCCAGAGCATTTGCAGTAGCTGCCGTTGAAGCTATTTTTGCATTATTAGGAAGTTCTGCATTTTGGAAATCTTTAAAAGCAGGCATTGGTACCGTAGGTAGAGCAGCTGGAAGAGCCGGTAGTGCGTTGGTAAGAGGTACGGGAAGAGTGCTTGCGGGTACAGGACGATTGGGAAGAGGATTAGTAAGAGGCGTTAGTGCTGGAAGCCGATATGTGTTGAGAACCGCTGGTGCAGTGGTATCACGAGGTAGATTGGTCATGCAGGGTGTAAGAGGAAGAATAGGTCAAGGTGTACGCACACTTGAAGAACTTGCTGAACGATTATTTGCCAGAGTACGCTTTAGAGGGTTTAGGGTACGTTTTACACGTGGATGGTTTAGATTAGAAGGTAATATTAACCCATGGGTGTTATTGGCTACTGGTAGGGTTGAATGGACAGATGATACTGCAAGAGTTGGAACACGTTTGCCAGGAGGAGGTATTGTTATTGGGGCTAACCCTGTTGCATCTAGATTAGTTACAACATTAACACGAGATCCTGCCTTGGGAAGAAGGCTTTTTCAATTGGCAGCACACCCCAATTTAGCAGCACATTCTGAAAGGCTGATATTAGGATTGAGAAATTATGTAGGATTCAATCCGGGAAGACTTACGGCTGCTGTTTCTGCAATAGAAAGTATGGCACAACGAGGAGTTGGAGGGCTTTCAACATTTATAACTGGTTTAGGGGCAGGAGGTAATACCGGTGTTGGAGCCAGATATGTCATGTCCTTTTTAGAAAGGCATCCTAGAATGTTGGCAGGATTAACCCATTTAGAAGATGCGGTTTCTGGTGGTCAAAGGGTTATTGATGCGGTGATTGATGGTGTACATTATGAATTTAAAAACTGGGATCATATAGTAAACACTAATTTTGTAACTCAAGTAGTTCATGATATGCAACATGGAGCAGATTTTCGATGGGTATTTAGTAGACGGATGTTAACAGGAAATGTTACAAACCAAACCGCTTTAAGAAATTTAATCAGAACAACTTTAGAAGGTTCAGGAAATCCGTATTTTATGGGGCATACAGGTGCAAGAAATATTCAACGATTCCTTGCTAATATTCATGTTTTTTAA
- a CDS encoding eCIS core domain-containing protein encodes MDDGTKGFMESRFGSDFSDVKIHTGSEAVQMSRELNAQAFTVGNDIYFNQGKYSPNSDTGKHLLAHELTHTIQQRGGIGRKLQRSLCIKSVFGGEVRFNGLSSSELSNIAVINEDDFGGVTTPPVNNRWYDCDGFWYNGFSDWFKIPDHCKVEVNSSPRTRSGFFSSCCNWAASFFKNGPSWVNHGLDETKTNPF; translated from the coding sequence ATGGATGATGGAACTAAAGGTTTTATGGAAAGCCGTTTTGGATCCGATTTTTCAGATGTAAAAATCCATACAGGAAGTGAAGCTGTGCAAATGAGTCGTGAGCTTAATGCACAAGCCTTTACGGTAGGAAACGATATTTATTTTAACCAGGGGAAGTACAGCCCAAATTCAGATACAGGTAAGCATCTACTAGCTCATGAGTTAACCCATACCATACAGCAAAGAGGCGGAATTGGGAGGAAGTTACAGAGAAGTTTATGCATAAAATCAGTTTTTGGAGGTGAGGTAAGATTTAATGGTTTAAGCTCTAGTGAGTTATCAAATATTGCAGTTATAAATGAAGATGATTTTGGAGGCGTAACTACGCCTCCGGTTAACAACAGGTGGTATGACTGCGATGGGTTTTGGTATAATGGATTTTCAGATTGGTTTAAGATCCCAGATCATTGTAAAGTAGAAGTTAACTCATCGCCAAGAACCAGAAGTGGGTTTTTTAGTTCTTGTTGTAATTGGGCTGCAAGTTTCTTTAAAAACGGTCCAAGTTGGGTTAATCATGGTCTAGACGAGACAAAAACCAACCCATTTTAA